A single genomic interval of Eriocheir sinensis breed Jianghai 21 chromosome 33, ASM2467909v1, whole genome shotgun sequence harbors:
- the LOC127006688 gene encoding uncharacterized protein LOC127006688 isoform X2, giving the protein MGWSDFKGTGVRGKGGGMGWSDFKGTGVRGKGGGMGWSDFKGTGVRGKGGGMGWSDFKGTGVRGKGGGMGWSDFKGTGVRGKGGGMGWSDFKGTGVRGKGGGMGWSDFKGTGVRGKGGGMGWSDFKGTGVRGKGGGMGSSYFKGTGVRGKGGGMGWSDFKGTGVRGKGGGMGWSDFKGTGVRGKGGGMGWSDFKGTGVRGKGGGMGWSDFKGTGVRGKGGGMGWSDFKGTGVRGKGGGMGWSDFKGTGVRGKGGGMGTRGDELVWGGVIYGKERIGKGRRNGNKWERNDMGNVFMVRDVKEKGEGMGYGE; this is encoded by the exons atggggtggaGTGATTTTAAGGGTACGGGagttagaggaaagggaggtggaatgGGGTGGAGTGATTTTAAGGGTACGGgagttagagggaagggaggaggaatggggtggaGTGATTTTAAGGGTACGGgagttagagggaagggaggtggaatggGGTGGAGTGATTTTAAGGGTACGGGagttagaggaaagggaggtggaatgGGGTGGAGTGATTTTAAGGGTACGGgagttagagggaagggag gtggaatgGGGTGGAGTGATTTTAAGGGTACGGgagttagagggaagggaggtggaatggGGTGGAGTGATTTTAAGGGTACGGgagttagagggaagggaggtggaatggGGTGGAGTGATTTTAAGGGTACGGgagttagagggaagggaggtggaatggGGTCGAGTTATTTTAAGGGTACGGgagttagagggaagggaggtggaatggGATGGAGTGATTTTAAGGGTACGGGagttagaggaaagggaggtggaatgGGGTGGAGTGATTTTAAGGGTACGGgagttagagggaagggaggtggaatggGGTGGAGTGATTTTAAGGGTACGGGagttagaggaaagggaggtggaatgGGGTGGAGTGATTTTAAGGGTACGGgagttagagggaagggag gaggaatgggatggaGTGATTTTAAGGGTACGGgagttagagggaagggaggtggaatggGGTGGAGTGATTTTAAGGGTACGGgagttagagggaagggaggaggaatgggaacaAGGGGGGACGAATTGGTGTGGGGAGGAGTGATTTATGGTAAGGAACGtataggaaaagggaggaggaatgggaacaAGTGGGAACGAAACGATATGGGGAACGTTTTTATGGTAAGGGacgtaaaggaaaagggagaaggaatgggataTGGGGAATGA
- the LOC127006688 gene encoding uncharacterized protein LOC127006688 isoform X3, whose amino-acid sequence MGWSDFKGTGVRGKGGGMGWSDFKGTGVRGKGGGMGWSDFKGTGVRGKGGGMGWSDFKGTGVRGKGGGMGWSDFKGTGVRGKGGGMGWSDFKGTGVRGKGGGMGWSDFKGTGVRGKGGGMGWSDFKGTGVRGKGGGMGSSYFKGTGVRGKGGGMGWSDFKGTGVRGKGGGMGWSDFKGTGVRGKGGGMGWSDFKGTGVRGKGGGMGWSDFKGTGVRGKGGGMGWSDFKGTGVRGKGGGMGWSDFKGTGVRGKGGGMGTRGDELVWGGVIYGKERIGKGRRNGNKWERNDMGNVFMVRDVKEKGEGMGYGE is encoded by the exons atggggtggaGTGATTTTAAGGGTACGGGagttagaggaaagggaggtggaatgGGGTGGAGTGATTTTAAGGGTACGGgagttagagggaagggaggaggaatggggtggaGTGATTTTAAGGGTACGGgagttagagggaagggag gtggaatgGGGTGGAGTGATTTTAAGGGTACGGgagttagagggaagggaggtggaatggGGTGGAGTGATTTTAAGGGTACGGGagttagaggaaagggaggtggaatgGGGTGGAGTGATTTTAAGGGTACGGgagttagagggaagggaggtggaatggGGTGGAGTGATTTTAAGGGTACGGgagttagagggaagggaggtggaatggGGTGGAGTGATTTTAAGGGTACGGgagttagagggaagggaggtggaatggGGTCGAGTTATTTTAAGGGTACGGgagttagagggaagggaggtggaatggGATGGAGTGATTTTAAGGGTACGGGagttagaggaaagggaggtggaatgGGGTGGAGTGATTTTAAGGGTACGGgagttagagggaagggaggtggaatggGGTGGAGTGATTTTAAGGGTACGGGagttagaggaaagggaggtggaatgGGGTGGAGTGATTTTAAGGGTACGGgagttagagggaagggag gaggaatgggatggaGTGATTTTAAGGGTACGGgagttagagggaagggaggtggaatggGGTGGAGTGATTTTAAGGGTACGGgagttagagggaagggaggaggaatgggaacaAGGGGGGACGAATTGGTGTGGGGAGGAGTGATTTATGGTAAGGAACGtataggaaaagggaggaggaatgggaacaAGTGGGAACGAAACGATATGGGGAACGTTTTTATGGTAAGGGacgtaaaggaaaagggagaaggaatgggataTGGGGAATGA
- the LOC127006688 gene encoding uncharacterized protein LOC127006688 isoform X1 produces the protein MGWSDFKGTGVRGKGGGMGWSDFKGTGVRGKGGGMGWSDFKGTGVRGKGGGMGWSDFKGTGVRGKGGGMGWSDFKGTGVRGKGGGMGWSDFKGTGVRGKGGGMGWSDFKGTGVRGKGGGMGWSDFKGTGVRGKGGGMGWSDFKGTGVRGKGGGMGSSYFKGTGVRGKGGGMGWSDFKGTGVRGKGGGMGWSDFKGTGVRGKGGGMGWSDFKGTGVRGKGGGMGWSDFKGTGVRGKGGGMGWSDFKGTGVRGKGGGMGWSDFKGTGVRGKGGGMGTRGDELVWGGVIYGKERIGKGRRNGNKWERNDMGNVFMVRDVKEKGEGMGYGE, from the exons atggggtggaGTGATTTTAAGGGTACGGGagttagaggaaagggaggtggaatgGGGTGGAGTGATTTTAAGGGTACGGgagttagagggaagggaggaggaatggggtggaGTGATTTTAAGGGTACGGgagttagagggaagggaggtggaatggGGTGGAGTGATTTTAAGGGTACGGGagttagaggaaagggaggtggaatgGGGTGGAGTGATTTTAAGGGTACGGgagttagagggaagggaggtggaatggGGTGGAGTGATTTTAAGGGTACGGGagttagaggaaagggaggtggaatgGGGTGGAGTGATTTTAAGGGTACGGgagttagagggaagggaggtggaatggGGTGGAGTGATTTTAAGGGTACGGgagttagagggaagggaggtggaatggGGTGGAGTGATTTTAAGGGTACGGgagttagagggaagggaggtggaatggGGTCGAGTTATTTTAAGGGTACGGgagttagagggaagggaggtggaatggGATGGAGTGATTTTAAGGGTACGGGagttagaggaaagggaggtggaatgGGGTGGAGTGATTTTAAGGGTACGGgagttagagggaagggaggtggaatggGGTGGAGTGATTTTAAGGGTACGGGagttagaggaaagggaggtggaatgGGGTGGAGTGATTTTAAGGGTACGGgagttagagggaagggag gaggaatgggatggaGTGATTTTAAGGGTACGGgagttagagggaagggaggtggaatggGGTGGAGTGATTTTAAGGGTACGGgagttagagggaagggaggaggaatgggaacaAGGGGGGACGAATTGGTGTGGGGAGGAGTGATTTATGGTAAGGAACGtataggaaaagggaggaggaatgggaacaAGTGGGAACGAAACGATATGGGGAACGTTTTTATGGTAAGGGacgtaaaggaaaagggagaaggaatgggataTGGGGAATGA